The following coding sequences are from one Gossypium hirsutum isolate 1008001.06 chromosome A12, Gossypium_hirsutum_v2.1, whole genome shotgun sequence window:
- the LOC107938055 gene encoding transcription factor MYB10, translated as MVRAPFYDKNGMKKGAWSPEEDHKLRSYIQKFGLWNWRELPKYAGLERCGKSCRLRWMNYLRPDVKHGNYTEEEDALIMKLHQEYGNRWSMIAARLPGRTDNEIKNHWHTRLKTRAKRNQISSTDSQSESAHSWEGEGESMVIDTPPNMILESSRLSPTTSSTTEFSSFSPPPIDSGYTSNLNLSGGAVEPPSSSSTEIYEDQRGGGDFWSEPFVADNVYNQDGYPSSSLGRGGFDMPLPYDHFYDDDSLDLVLYQMMQGWV; from the exons ATGGTGAGGGCTCCTTTCTATGACAAGAATGGAATGAAGAAAGGTGCATGGAGTCCGGAAGAAGATCATAAGCTACGTTCTTATATACAAAAATTTGGCCTTTGGAACTGGCGTGAACTACCCAAGTATGCtg GTCTTGAAAGGTGCGGAAAGAGTTGCAGATTAAGGTGGATGAATTACCTGCGGCCTGATGTAAAGCATGGAAACTACACTGAAGAAGAAGATGCTTTGATCATGAAATTACACCAAGAATACGGAAATAG ATGGTCGATGATCGCTGCACGTTTGCCAGGAAGAAcagataatgaaataaaaaaccaTTGGCACACTCGTCTGAAGACTCGTGCGAAGCGAAATCAAATATCATCTACAGATTCCCAAAGTGAGTCCGCCCATAGTTGGGAAGGTGAAGGTGAAAGCATGGTTATTGATACTCCCCCCAACATGATATTAGAGAGTTCACGCTTGTCTCCAACAACATCATCCACTACTGAATTCTCCTCCTTCAGCCCTCCCCCAATCGACAGTGGATATACATCCAACTTAAATCTCAGTGGCGGTGCTGTAGaacctccttcttcttcttctacagAAATATATGAAGATCAAAGAGGCGGAGGAGATTTCTGGAGTGAACCCTTTGTAGCAGACAACGTCTACAACCAAGATGGTTATCCATCATCATCCTTGGGTAGGGGTGGGTTTGATATGCCCTTGCCTTACGATCACTTTTATGATGATGATTCCCTGGATTTAGTTTTATATCAAATGATGCAAGGATGGGTATAA